GCGTGATCTCCGCACATGGGAAGCTGGTGATGCCAGGGTTTGTTGATGTGCATGTCCACTTTCGTGAACCAGGATTTGAGTATAAAGAAACAATTCAGAGTGGCAGCGCCGCAGCGGTCGCTGGAGGCTTTGCGACGGTCTGTTGCATGCCGAACACGAGTCCGATCAATGACAATCAAGCGGTCACCGAGTTCATCCTCGAGCGGTCTCGATTGGCTGGTCTGGCGAACGTGTTGCCGATCGGCGCCATTACCAAAGGATCGGAAGGTAAGGAGTTGGCGGAGATTGGTGACTTGCGACGGTCCGGTTGTGTGGCGATTTCAGACGACGGGAAACCGGTGATGAACAGTTTGGTCATGCGGCGGGCGATGGAGTATGCGTTGGCGTTTGACCTCACGGTCGTCGATCATTGCGAGGATCTGCATCTGGCCGAAGGCGGCTGCATGAATGAAGGATTGATTTCGACCGAGCTGGGGTTGCCCGGCATTCCGGCCGCTGCCGAGGATGTCATGGTTGCGCGCAATCTGTCGCTCTCGGAGCTCACCGGAGCCCGGCTCCATCTGGCCCATATCAGTACGGCAGGGTCGGTTCGGATGGTCCGTGAGGCGAAAAGCCGAGGGATTCTTGTCACGGCCGAAGCTTGTCCGCATCACTTCACGCTCACGGAAGAGTTGGTGCGTGGATACAATACGCACGCCAAGATGAACCCTCCGTTGCGCACGTGGGACGATGTTCACGCGATCAAGGAAGGATTGCGAGACGGGACGATCGATGTGATCGCCACCGACCACGCGCCTCATGCGACGCAGGAGAAGCAACAAGACTTTACTGAAGCTCCGTTTGGAATCGTGGGCCTCGAAACGGCGCTCCCGTTGACATTGGGATTGGTGGAAGAAGGCGTGCTGTCACTGGAGCAAGCCGTGCACAAACTGACGTCTGCACCGGCAGCGGCGTTTGGACTCACCAAAGGGACCCTGGCCGTCGGTGCAGATGCCGATGTGGTGGTCGTGGATCAACATGAACAATGGGAAGTGGATCCGGCGAAGTTTCGGTCCAAGAGCCGGAATACTCCGTTTGCCGGTTGGAAGGTCAAAGGACGCGTGAACGTCACCATCGTCGGCGGCCGGGTCGTGTTTGAGACCGCTGTCACGGAGCAGTAGTACCGTGCGACCGGTGCCCCGTTGGGGGAAGATCGGTTGTGTGACGCTTGAGTGGGTGGCTCTTGCGGTATGGGTCGGAGGAATGATCGTACTCAGCGGGGCGGTCATTCCGGCCGTGTTCAACACATTCGGTGGGCAAGATTCCGGAGGAATGTTCTTGACCAAGGCGTTCGAGGGGTACCAACGGTTTGTCATGGGTGCCGGTGCGATTCTTGGTGCCGCCGCGTGGTTTCGCTGGTGGAGCAGGGATCCGGGGATAGCAGTCGGACGTACCGAAATGGTTGTGCTTCTTGTCATGGTCATGATCGCGGGGCTCATTATCATGCTCTTGCATCCCTATGCTGCGGAGCTTCAGGCACTGGCATTCGCAACGAGGGATGAAGCGGCGAAAAAGGCGGCATTGGAACGTTTCTTTCGTGTCCTGATGCCCATCAGGTCGCTGTATATGGTCAATCTCATCTTGGGTTTGATTCTGATTGGGATCAAGGCGAAACAGTCGATTGTTCAGGGTGGACGAGAACAGTGAAAAAGGCGTTGTTAGCACTGGCGGATGGGACGGTATTTGAAGGCCGTGCCCTAGGCTACGAAGGGGAAACAGTCGGCGAAGTGGTCTTCAATACGGCGATGACCGGCTATCAGGAGGTTTTGACTGATCCGTCATACAAGGGGCAGATCATCACGATGACGTGTCCCCATATCGGCAATTACGGTGCGACGCCGGAAGATATGGAATCGTGCAGGTTGTGGGCTGAGGGGTTCGTGGTGTTGGAGGCCAGTCGCCTCGTCAGCAACTGGCGAAGCACGTACACGATTCAGGAGATGCTAGTGGAGGCCAAGCTCGTGGCGATCGAAGGAATCGACACGAGAGCCTTGACGAGACATGTGCGTGAGCATGGGTCGCAACAGGGCATCATTACACATGTCGATTTGGATCACGCGAGAGCTGTTGGTCGAGCCAAGCAGGCGCCCGGCATTATCGGTCGAGACTTGGTGAGGGAGGTGACCTGCGCTCGTTCCTATGAATGGACGACAGGCTCAGGCGAGTGGCGTCCAGCAACGGCAACCGAGGGCGCGGTTGATGAAAGGCGTACTCGTTGGCACGTGGTGGCCTATGATTTTGGGATCAAACACAATATATTGAGACGATTGGTGGATGTCGGTTGCCACGTGACGGTTGTGCCTGCTGCGACGTCTGCCGCAGAGGTCGCGGCGCTACGGCCGGACGGAGTGTTTCTTTCCAACGGCCCCGGTGATCCGGAAGGCGTGCCCTATGCCGTGAAGGCAGTAGAGGGCCTGATCGGGCGTTTCCCCATATTCGGCATTTGTCTCGGTCATCAGATTCTCTGCTTAGCCTTCGGTCTCAAGACCTACAAGTTGAAATTCGGCCATCATGGCGCCAACCATCCCGTGATGGATCTCCGAACGAGAAAAGTGGACATCACATCGCAGAATCATAATTTCGCCGTGCAGGGGACGGGGTCCCTTACGGACGTGCCGAAGGCTCCTTCGGTGGTTGAGACGCGCTATGGGAAGCTCGCGCTCACGCATCTCAGCTTGAATGATTATTCGATCGAGGGCATGGTGTGTATGGACCATCCGGTCTTTTCGGTGCAGTACCATCCGGAGGCAGCACCGGGGCCTCACGACGCCTCCTACTTATTCGAAGAATTCATCCGACTTATGGAGAAACAACATGCGTAATTGTCTCGTCATGGCTGTGATCGGACTCTTCGTGTCTGGCTGCACCTTCAACTTTCCGCTCTTTCCAGGCCCAGGACCGCTGCAAGAGGCGCAGGTCGATGGGAAGGGAAAAGCCAAGGTGTTGCTGATCGAGATCTCCGGAGTCATCAGCTCTCAGGAGAAAGAGGGATTCCGTCCGGCGCCCAGTATGATTGCCAGCATAAAGGAGCAGCTGTCTCGGGCCGCAAAGGATGAGCACGTCAAGGCCATCGTCCTCCGTATCAATACACCTGGTGGAACGGTCACGGCCTCGGACATTATTCATCATGAACTCAAGACCTTCAAGGCGACGCGGAAGATCCCTATCATCGCCTCCATCATGGATATCGGGACATCAGGGGGATACTATATTGCCGCGGCTGCCGACACCGTCCTGGCCCATCCCTCATCCGTTACCGGCAGCATCGGCGTCATCATGCTTACGGTGAATGCCACAGGGTTATTGGAAAAGATCGGAGTGGAGGCGACCGCGGTGACCTCAGGACCCCGCAAGGATATGGGCTCACCGTTTCGAACCATGACAGCGGAGGAACGAGCCATCTTCCAAGGACTCATCGATTCGTTCTATCACCGGTTCTTGACCATCGTGCAGGAAGGCCGGTCCAACCTGCAGATGGAGCAGATCAAACGATTGGCCGACGGGCGAATCTACACAGGCGAACAGGCCAAAGCAGCAGGATTGGTCGATGAGATCGGGTATCTTGAGGACGCGGTTGAATTGGCTAAGCAGAAGGCGGGGATCACCGAAGCCCGTGTTGTGACCTACCAGCGCCCCGGAGAATATTCCAACAATGTCTATTCCAGGCTCCTGGCCCCTGGTGCCCTGGCAGGCTTGGCGGAGCTTGATCTGAGTTCGTTTGTGAGAGGGGGGACGCCACAGTTCATGTATCTGTGGGTGCCGTAGCTGAGGAGCGGCGTCGATCGTCACGAATGGTAATATAATGATACTGATCAGGTATGATCGAGCAGATCAACATGGCGCAGGGGAAAGACCAAGAGATCAGCACAGTATTCTCGACACCCATCGGCCGGCGAACCCTGTTGCAGCGAGCGGTTCGTGGGGGGATGGGGTTATACGGTCTCGCTGGTATGGCGGCCGTCGGAGGGCTGCTGTCCACGCTGACGGGGTGCGTGCGTGCACCCGGTACGGCTCGGG
The nucleotide sequence above comes from Nitrospira sp.. Encoded proteins:
- a CDS encoding dihydroorotase — encoded protein: MSILIKDGYVIDPGRFIGTADVLIEDGKISAVGPNLSAPGGGRVISAHGKLVMPGFVDVHVHFREPGFEYKETIQSGSAAAVAGGFATVCCMPNTSPINDNQAVTEFILERSRLAGLANVLPIGAITKGSEGKELAEIGDLRRSGCVAISDDGKPVMNSLVMRRAMEYALAFDLTVVDHCEDLHLAEGGCMNEGLISTELGLPGIPAAAEDVMVARNLSLSELTGARLHLAHISTAGSVRMVREAKSRGILVTAEACPHHFTLTEELVRGYNTHAKMNPPLRTWDDVHAIKEGLRDGTIDVIATDHAPHATQEKQQDFTEAPFGIVGLETALPLTLGLVEEGVLSLEQAVHKLTSAPAAAFGLTKGTLAVGADADVVVVDQHEQWEVDPAKFRSKSRNTPFAGWKVKGRVNVTIVGGRVVFETAVTEQ
- the carA gene encoding glutamine-hydrolyzing carbamoyl-phosphate synthase small subunit; amino-acid sequence: MKKALLALADGTVFEGRALGYEGETVGEVVFNTAMTGYQEVLTDPSYKGQIITMTCPHIGNYGATPEDMESCRLWAEGFVVLEASRLVSNWRSTYTIQEMLVEAKLVAIEGIDTRALTRHVREHGSQQGIITHVDLDHARAVGRAKQAPGIIGRDLVREVTCARSYEWTTGSGEWRPATATEGAVDERRTRWHVVAYDFGIKHNILRRLVDVGCHVTVVPAATSAAEVAALRPDGVFLSNGPGDPEGVPYAVKAVEGLIGRFPIFGICLGHQILCLAFGLKTYKLKFGHHGANHPVMDLRTRKVDITSQNHNFAVQGTGSLTDVPKAPSVVETRYGKLALTHLSLNDYSIEGMVCMDHPVFSVQYHPEAAPGPHDASYLFEEFIRLMEKQHA
- the sppA gene encoding signal peptide peptidase SppA produces the protein MRNCLVMAVIGLFVSGCTFNFPLFPGPGPLQEAQVDGKGKAKVLLIEISGVISSQEKEGFRPAPSMIASIKEQLSRAAKDEHVKAIVLRINTPGGTVTASDIIHHELKTFKATRKIPIIASIMDIGTSGGYYIAAAADTVLAHPSSVTGSIGVIMLTVNATGLLEKIGVEATAVTSGPRKDMGSPFRTMTAEERAIFQGLIDSFYHRFLTIVQEGRSNLQMEQIKRLADGRIYTGEQAKAAGLVDEIGYLEDAVELAKQKAGITEARVVTYQRPGEYSNNVYSRLLAPGALAGLAELDLSSFVRGGTPQFMYLWVP